From a region of the Flexibacter flexilis DSM 6793 genome:
- a CDS encoding restriction endonuclease subunit S has product MNIQGWEEKTIGEIADVKGGKRLPYGHDFTDKSTQTAYIRVTDLVRGSVNVNNLKYISFETEQLIKNYKIYENDVYISIAGTIGLVGKIPRKLNGSNLTENAAKITNISDGVSSDFLSVALCSDNVQVQIDAFVGSAVQPKLALFRIKAIKIHLPTSVEEQRKIAAVLSKVDEAIEQTRALIAKNEQIKTGLMQDLLTRGIDENGTIRSQQTHAFKDSPLGRIPVEWEVAFFSDIADLISEKYLPSNTNTQKCINLDHIESNTGSLIDTVDSSINRSIKSKFRKGDVLFSKLRPYLKKYLLVDFEGVCTTEILVFRPKENNISFLLFLFVQTDKFINYTVGQSFGTKMPRTDWKIISNFEIPLIPIEEQKMIANKVIQFDKYLQNERAELSKLELLKSGLMQDLLSGKVRVA; this is encoded by the coding sequence ATGAACATACAAGGCTGGGAAGAAAAAACAATTGGGGAGATTGCAGACGTAAAAGGAGGTAAAAGATTGCCTTATGGCCATGATTTTACAGATAAAAGTACACAAACGGCTTATATTAGGGTCACAGACTTGGTTCGCGGCTCTGTAAATGTTAATAATCTAAAATATATATCTTTTGAAACCGAACAGCTTATAAAGAATTATAAAATATATGAGAATGATGTTTACATATCAATTGCAGGAACAATCGGGTTGGTAGGAAAAATTCCCCGAAAACTTAATGGGTCAAACTTAACTGAAAATGCTGCAAAAATAACGAATATTAGCGATGGCGTTAGTAGTGATTTTTTATCTGTTGCATTGTGTTCAGATAATGTTCAAGTTCAAATAGATGCCTTTGTAGGTTCAGCTGTACAGCCTAAATTGGCACTATTTAGAATAAAAGCTATCAAAATCCATCTCCCCACTTCTGTTGAGGAGCAGCGCAAAATAGCGGCGGTGTTGTCGAAGGTAGATGAGGCCATTGAGCAAACCCGCGCCCTTATCGCCAAAAACGAACAAATCAAAACAGGCCTGATGCAAGATTTGCTCACACGCGGCATCGACGAAAACGGAACGATTCGCTCCCAGCAAACACACGCTTTCAAAGATTCGCCCTTGGGCAGAATCCCTGTCGAATGGGAAGTAGCTTTTTTTAGTGATATAGCTGACCTAATAAGTGAAAAATATTTGCCCAGTAATACTAACACGCAAAAATGTATCAACCTTGACCATATCGAGTCTAATACAGGCAGCCTTATTGATACGGTAGATTCTAGTATAAATCGCAGTATAAAATCAAAATTTAGAAAGGGAGATGTACTTTTTTCTAAATTGAGGCCGTACTTAAAAAAATATCTTTTAGTTGATTTTGAGGGAGTTTGTACTACGGAAATACTTGTTTTTAGACCAAAAGAAAACAATATTTCCTTTCTTTTATTTTTGTTTGTTCAGACAGATAAATTTATTAACTATACTGTTGGACAATCATTTGGAACAAAAATGCCAAGAACGGATTGGAAAATCATTTCAAACTTTGAAATTCCACTCATACCAATAGAAGAACAAAAAATGATTGCAAATAAAGTGATACAATTCGATAAGTATTTACAAAATGAGCGCGCAGAATTGAGCAAACTCGAACTGCTCAAAAGCGGTTTGATGCAAGACCTGTTGAGCGGAAAAGTGAGGGTTGCGTAA